The Labeo rohita strain BAU-BD-2019 chromosome 19, IGBB_LRoh.1.0, whole genome shotgun sequence genome window below encodes:
- the ccdc126 gene encoding coiled-coil domain-containing protein 126, with protein sequence MLGCLLRRSMSHRLSVFLVVFGLAWCLLLLHYTVTQPRRESSAELRQQILELSHRYVKVLSEENQNPSGPHGTSMAGYADLKRTIAVLLDDILSRLVKLEGKVEAAVNASIQNISHPAAGAGPLLAARVTVSRSTKQNMSAHRPDKRSNPLHFLPQSPNRSHKPHSLK encoded by the exons ATGCTGGGCTGTCTGCTGCGTCGGAGCATGTCTCACAGACTGAGTGTGTTTCTGGTGGTCTTCGGCCTGGCCTGGTGTCTGCTGCTGCTTCACTACACCGTCACACAACCACGGCGCGAAAGCAGCGCAGAGCTCCGCCAACAGATTCTCGAGCTTAGCCATCGCTATGTCAAAGTCCTGAGCGAGGAGAACCAGAACCCTTCAGGGCCACATGGCACATCCATGGCAGGATATG CTGACTTGAAGAGGACAATTGCTGTGCTGTTAGATGATATTCTCAGCCGTTTGGTGAAGTTGGAAGGGAAGGTGGAGGCTGCTGTGAACGCCTCCATACAGAACATCTCCCATCCTGCTGCTGGAGCTGGCCCTCTCCTTGCAGCCAGAGTCACCGTTTCCAGGTCCACCAAACAAAATATGTCTGCCCACCGGCCGGACAAGCGCAGTAACCCTCTGCACTTCCTGCCACAATCACCTAACAGATCACATAAGCCGCACTCTTTAAAATAG
- the tra2a gene encoding transformer-2 protein homolog alpha isoform X1, translating to MSDAEEPQFEGRESRSPSKSERGSPVQPKAESRSGSPSPSRASKRSESRSRSRSKSRSRSRRHSNRHYSRSRSHSHRKKSRSRSYSPEYRRRRSQSTSPMSNRRRHTGSRSSYSHDSKKDSHSHGDARANPDPNTCLGVFGLSLYTTERDLREVFSRYGPLAGVNVVYDQRTGRSRGFAFVYFEHIDDAKEAMERANGMELDGRRIRVDYSITKRPHTPTPGIYMGRPTHNGGGSSSGGGGGGGGGGGRRRDSYYDRGYDRYDRYDEYDYRYSRRRSPSPYYSRYRSRSRSRSYSPRRY from the exons ATGAGTGATGCCGAGGAACCACAATTCGAGGGGAGG GAATCCCGCTCGCCATCCAAATCGGAGCGGGGCAGCCCTGTCCAACCCAAGGCGGAGAGCAGGTCTGGCTCTCCCAGCCCTTCCCGAGCATCCAAACGTTCTGAATCCAGATCCCGATCCCGCTCCAAGTCCAG GTCTCGCTCTCGTCGCCATTCGAATCGCCACTACAGCCGCTCTCGGTCTCACTCCCACCGGAAGAAGTCCCGCTCTCGCTCCTACAGTCCTGAATACCGACGCAGGCGGAGCCAGAGCACATCGCCCATGTCTAATCGACGCAGACACACTGGTAGCCGG AGCTCATACAGCCATGACTCCAAAAAAGACTCGCACAGTCATGGTGATGCCAGG GCTAATCCAGACCCGAACACTTGTCTGGGTGTGTTTGGTCTCAGTCTGTACACAACAGAGCGAGACCTGAGAGAGGTCTTCTCACGTTACGGGCCTTTAGCCGGTGTCAATGTTGTGTACGACCAGCGAACGGGACGCTCTCGCGGTTTTGCCTTCGTTTACTTTGAGCACATCGATGATGCCAAAGAG GCAATGGAGCGGGCTAATGGCATGGAGTTGGATGGAAGGCGCATTAGGGTGGATTATTCTATCACCAAACGtccacacacacccacaccaGGCATCTACATGGGTCGGCCCACACA TAACGGAGGTGGGAGCAGCAGCGGTGGCGGCGGCGGCGGTGGTGGCGGCGGCGGCCGTAGACGAGACTCGTATTACGATCGTGGCTATGATAGATACGACCGTTATGACGAGTATGACTACAGATACAG CAGGAGGCGCTCTCCGTCACCTTATTACAGCCGGTACAGGTCCCGCTCAAGATCTCGCTCCTACAGCCCAC GACGATACTAG
- the tra2a gene encoding transformer-2 protein homolog alpha isoform X2 has product MSDAEEPQFEGRESRSPSKSERGSPVQPKAESRSGSPSPSRASKRSESRSRSRSKSRSRSRRHSNRHYSRSRSHSHRKKSRSRSYSPEYRRRRSQSTSPMSNRRRHTGSRSSYSHDSKKDSHSHGDARANPDPNTCLGVFGLSLYTTERDLREVFSRYGPLAGVNVVYDQRTGRSRGFAFVYFEHIDDAKEAMERANGMELDGRRIRVDYSITKRPHTPTPGIYMGRPTHNGGGSSSGGGGGGGGGGGRRRDSYYDRGYDRYDRYDEYDYRYRRRSPSPYYSRYRSRSRSRSYSPRRY; this is encoded by the exons ATGAGTGATGCCGAGGAACCACAATTCGAGGGGAGG GAATCCCGCTCGCCATCCAAATCGGAGCGGGGCAGCCCTGTCCAACCCAAGGCGGAGAGCAGGTCTGGCTCTCCCAGCCCTTCCCGAGCATCCAAACGTTCTGAATCCAGATCCCGATCCCGCTCCAAGTCCAG GTCTCGCTCTCGTCGCCATTCGAATCGCCACTACAGCCGCTCTCGGTCTCACTCCCACCGGAAGAAGTCCCGCTCTCGCTCCTACAGTCCTGAATACCGACGCAGGCGGAGCCAGAGCACATCGCCCATGTCTAATCGACGCAGACACACTGGTAGCCGG AGCTCATACAGCCATGACTCCAAAAAAGACTCGCACAGTCATGGTGATGCCAGG GCTAATCCAGACCCGAACACTTGTCTGGGTGTGTTTGGTCTCAGTCTGTACACAACAGAGCGAGACCTGAGAGAGGTCTTCTCACGTTACGGGCCTTTAGCCGGTGTCAATGTTGTGTACGACCAGCGAACGGGACGCTCTCGCGGTTTTGCCTTCGTTTACTTTGAGCACATCGATGATGCCAAAGAG GCAATGGAGCGGGCTAATGGCATGGAGTTGGATGGAAGGCGCATTAGGGTGGATTATTCTATCACCAAACGtccacacacacccacaccaGGCATCTACATGGGTCGGCCCACACA TAACGGAGGTGGGAGCAGCAGCGGTGGCGGCGGCGGCGGTGGTGGCGGCGGCGGCCGTAGACGAGACTCGTATTACGATCGTGGCTATGATAGATACGACCGTTATGACGAGTATGACTACAGATACAG GAGGCGCTCTCCGTCACCTTATTACAGCCGGTACAGGTCCCGCTCAAGATCTCGCTCCTACAGCCCAC GACGATACTAG
- the tra2a gene encoding transformer-2 protein homolog alpha isoform X3 — MNESESRSPSKSERGSPVQPKAESRSGSPSPSRASKRSESRSRSRSKSRSRSRRHSNRHYSRSRSHSHRKKSRSRSYSPEYRRRRSQSTSPMSNRRRHTGSRSSYSHDSKKDSHSHGDARANPDPNTCLGVFGLSLYTTERDLREVFSRYGPLAGVNVVYDQRTGRSRGFAFVYFEHIDDAKEAMERANGMELDGRRIRVDYSITKRPHTPTPGIYMGRPTHNGGGSSSGGGGGGGGGGGRRRDSYYDRGYDRYDRYDEYDYRYSRRRSPSPYYSRYRSRSRSRSYSPRRY, encoded by the exons ATGAATGAGTCC GAATCCCGCTCGCCATCCAAATCGGAGCGGGGCAGCCCTGTCCAACCCAAGGCGGAGAGCAGGTCTGGCTCTCCCAGCCCTTCCCGAGCATCCAAACGTTCTGAATCCAGATCCCGATCCCGCTCCAAGTCCAG GTCTCGCTCTCGTCGCCATTCGAATCGCCACTACAGCCGCTCTCGGTCTCACTCCCACCGGAAGAAGTCCCGCTCTCGCTCCTACAGTCCTGAATACCGACGCAGGCGGAGCCAGAGCACATCGCCCATGTCTAATCGACGCAGACACACTGGTAGCCGG AGCTCATACAGCCATGACTCCAAAAAAGACTCGCACAGTCATGGTGATGCCAGG GCTAATCCAGACCCGAACACTTGTCTGGGTGTGTTTGGTCTCAGTCTGTACACAACAGAGCGAGACCTGAGAGAGGTCTTCTCACGTTACGGGCCTTTAGCCGGTGTCAATGTTGTGTACGACCAGCGAACGGGACGCTCTCGCGGTTTTGCCTTCGTTTACTTTGAGCACATCGATGATGCCAAAGAG GCAATGGAGCGGGCTAATGGCATGGAGTTGGATGGAAGGCGCATTAGGGTGGATTATTCTATCACCAAACGtccacacacacccacaccaGGCATCTACATGGGTCGGCCCACACA TAACGGAGGTGGGAGCAGCAGCGGTGGCGGCGGCGGCGGTGGTGGCGGCGGCGGCCGTAGACGAGACTCGTATTACGATCGTGGCTATGATAGATACGACCGTTATGACGAGTATGACTACAGATACAG CAGGAGGCGCTCTCCGTCACCTTATTACAGCCGGTACAGGTCCCGCTCAAGATCTCGCTCCTACAGCCCAC GACGATACTAG